GGTCGCCTCGCGCTCCTTGTCGGCGCGCACCTGCGTCAGGGCCTTCTCGTTCGCGACTGGGTCTGACTTGATCGGAATATAGGCCGACATACCGCCCATGGCATGAATCTGGCGGCGGTGGCAGGTCTTGATGCATAGCTTCGAGTAGCTGCGCATGAAGTGCGTCGTCATCGTCACCTGACCGCGGTCCGGCAACACCACGCTGGTGTCGGCGGCGAGCTTCTTGATGAACGAGAAGATGTAGTCCCAGCGGCCGCAGTTCAGGCCGGCCGAGTGGTCGCGCAGCTCATAGAGAATCTCGTCCATCTCGAAGCTCGCGAGAATGGTCTCGATCAGAACCGTCGCACGGATGGTGCCCTGCGGGACTCCCAGCAGGTCCTGCGCCTTCACGAAGATCTCGTTCCAGAGCCGCGCCTCCAGATGCGACTCCATCTTCGGCAGGTAGAAGTACGGCCCGCTGCCGCGCGCAACCAGCTCCTTGGCATTGTGGAAGAAGTACAGACCGAAGTCGAAGATGGAGCCTGACATCGGCTCACCGTCCACGACGATATGCCGTTCCTCCATATGCCATCCACGCGCGCGGACGAACAGCACTGCTGTCTGCTCATTGAGCTTGTAGCTCTTGCCTGTCTTCGCATCCTCGAAGGTGATGGTACGGCGGATCGCGTCCCGCAGATTAGCCTGGCCATCGAGCAGGTTGTTCCACAGCGGTGTGGACGAGTCCTCAAAATCGGCCATGAAGACCTTCGCGCCGGAGTTCAGCGCGTTGATGATCATCTTCCGGTCAACCGGACCGGTGATCTCGACACGCCGGTCCTGGATATCGGCCGGGATCGGAGCGCAGCGCCAGTCTCCCACGCGAATATGCGCGGTCTCGTGCAGAAAGTCGGGCTTCTCTCCCGCGTCCAGACGAGCCTGGCGCGCAACACGTGCCGCCAGCAGCTCCTTACGGCGCGGATTGAAGGCGCGGTGCAGCTCAACCACGAAGGCAAGTGCCTCAGGAGTGAGGATTTCGGCGTGAGCGGCAGAGACGGGGGCGTTGATCGTGACACCGGCGATGTTCAGACTCATGACTTGGATATAGTACTGCCCCACGAAATATCATGCAGAGCGACGGTATGTGGTCCAACTTCCCGTCACTCAGAAGTTGGGCCACATGCCCAGGGAGACTCGATGGATCGGCGTGAGTTTGTGACAGGTGCAGGACTGGCTCTGGCAGCCGGTATGGCGCGCGGAGAGAAGACAGGAGCAGCCCAACCCACCACCGGAGTCCGGCAGGAGTGGATCGCGATGGTGGAAAAGACCGCCGGTCCCGTACTCACAGCCCTGAGCCAACGCCGCCTGAAACAGGTGATGCCGGTCGAATGCAAGCCGGGCCAGGAGGAGTCGCGCCGCCTTTGCACCTACCTTGAGGCGCTGGGACGCACGCTCTGCGGCATCAGCCCATGGCTCGAGAGCGGCACCTCCGGAAAGTATGCCGAGTTGGCGCGGGAAGCTATCGCTGCCGGCGCCAACTCCGCATCCCCCGACTACATGCCCTTCGGCTCCATCGCACAGACGCTGGTGGATGCCGCGTTCCTCGGCCTGGGCATTCTGCGCGCTCCAAAAGAGCTGAACCAGAAGCTCCCCGAGAAGACGAAGCAACTGCTGATCAAGGGATTGCAACAGACCCGCACCCAGAAAGCGGGCATGAGCAACTGGCTGCTCTTCGCAGCGACTGTTGAAGCCGCGATTGAGGCCTTGGGCGGCTCATGGGAGAAGGCACCGGTGGAGCTGGCGCTCGCAAAACACAAGGAGTGGTACCTCGGTGACGGCGTCTATGGCGACGGCCCCCACTTCCACGCCGACTACTACGACAGCTTCGTCATTCATCCCTTCATGCTGGCTGTCCTGGAAAGCCCTGTCGGCAAGGTCGGTGTCGGGCCAGAGCTCGTCGAGGTCGAGCCCAAGCGCGCCATCCGCTACGCCGCCATTCAGGAACGGATGATCGCCCGTGATGGCACCTGGCCGGTTGTGGGCCGGTCCATCGCGTATCGCTGCGGAGCCTTTCATCTTCTTGCCGACATGGCGCTGAGGCAGCAGCTCCCGGAGCATGTAGTTCCCGCCCAGGTGCGCGGCGCGCTCACGGCCGCCATGCAGGCCTCTCTGGGTGCTCGCGGCACTTACGACTCCAACGGCTGGCTCACGATCGGCCTGGCGGGGCATCAGCCATCACTGGGAGAGCCCTATATCTC
This genomic window from Terriglobus albidus contains:
- the aceB gene encoding malate synthase A, which translates into the protein MSLNIAGVTINAPVSAAHAEILTPEALAFVVELHRAFNPRRKELLAARVARQARLDAGEKPDFLHETAHIRVGDWRCAPIPADIQDRRVEITGPVDRKMIINALNSGAKVFMADFEDSSTPLWNNLLDGQANLRDAIRRTITFEDAKTGKSYKLNEQTAVLFVRARGWHMEERHIVVDGEPMSGSIFDFGLYFFHNAKELVARGSGPYFYLPKMESHLEARLWNEIFVKAQDLLGVPQGTIRATVLIETILASFEMDEILYELRDHSAGLNCGRWDYIFSFIKKLAADTSVVLPDRGQVTMTTHFMRSYSKLCIKTCHRRQIHAMGGMSAYIPIKSDPVANEKALTQVRADKEREATDGHDGTWVAHPGLVPVALEVFNRIMPQPNQIAKQLPEYTATAADLLEIPTGEITEAGLRQNVAVGLGYVEAWLRGIGCVPLFNLMEDAATAEISRAQLWQWIHHHAKLTDDRAVTAELVEQTIDEELEKLKPTLDTERSESYAKAAVLMRDLVRAEKFPEFLTLPAYTQVLREETFA
- a CDS encoding DUF2264 domain-containing protein produces the protein MDRREFVTGAGLALAAGMARGEKTGAAQPTTGVRQEWIAMVEKTAGPVLTALSQRRLKQVMPVECKPGQEESRRLCTYLEALGRTLCGISPWLESGTSGKYAELAREAIAAGANSASPDYMPFGSIAQTLVDAAFLGLGILRAPKELNQKLPEKTKQLLIKGLQQTRTQKAGMSNWLLFAATVEAAIEALGGSWEKAPVELALAKHKEWYLGDGVYGDGPHFHADYYDSFVIHPFMLAVLESPVGKVGVGPELVEVEPKRAIRYAAIQERMIARDGTWPVVGRSIAYRCGAFHLLADMALRQQLPEHVVPAQVRGALTAAMQASLGARGTYDSNGWLTIGLAGHQPSLGEPYISTGSLYLCLEAFLPLGLPADAPFWKDAPADWTARRVWAGQDLPNDHAVDI